A part of Papaver somniferum cultivar HN1 unplaced genomic scaffold, ASM357369v1 unplaced-scaffold_118, whole genome shotgun sequence genomic DNA contains:
- the LOC113330617 gene encoding ferredoxin--NADP reductase, leaf-type isozyme, chloroplastic-like translates to MAAALTAAVSIPASNSSSLQTRTSISSSERISFNKSCLYSRNGCASGRVFSIKAEVTTDTTPPAKVEKISKKYEEGVVVNKFKPKNPFTGKVLLNTKITADDAPGETWHMVFHTDGEVPYREGQSIGIIPEGIDKNGKPHKLRLYSIASSALGDLGDSKTVSLCVKRLVYTNDQGEEVKGVCSNFLCDLQPGSEVKITGPVGKEMLMPKDPNATIIMLATGTGIAPFRSFLWKMFFEKHEDYKFNGLAWLFLGVPTSSSLLYQQEFQKMTEKAPENFRLDYAVSREQTNEKGEKMYIQTRMAQYAEELWQLLKKDNTFIYMCGLKGMEKGIDDIMDSLAARDGIVWTDFKKSLKKAGQWNVEVY, encoded by the exons ATGGCAGCTGCACTCACTGCTGCTGTATCTATTCCAGCATCCAATTCATCGTCTCTCCAAACCAGAACTTCAATTTCCTCCTCGGAACGAATCAGCTTCAACAAG AGCTGTTTGTACTCTAGGAATGGCTGTGCCAGCGGAAGGGTGTTTTCTATCAAAGCCGAGGTTACTACGGACACTACTCCACCTGCCAAAGTAGAGAAGATTTCAAAGAAGTATGAAGAAGGTGTTGTTGTCAACAAATTCAAACCCAAGAACCCTTTCACTGGCAAAGttcttctcaacaccaagatcaCAGCTGATGACGCTCCAGGAGAAACCTGGCACATGGTCTTCCACACAGACg GTGAGGTTCCATACAGAGAAGGACAATCTATTGGTATTATTCCAGAGGGTATTGACAAAAACGGAAAGCCACACAAGCTGAGATTATACTCAATTGCCAGTAGTGCTCTTGGGGATCTCGGAGACTCCAAAACT GTTTCTCTTTGTGTCAAAAGGCTGGTATACACCAACGACCAAGGCGAAGAAGTCAAGGGAGTCTGCTCTAATTTCCTAT GTGATTTGCAACCAGGGAGTGAGGTGAAGATTACTGGACCTGTTGGAAAAGAAATGCTTATGCCCAAAGACCCCAATGCCACCATTATTATG CTTGCAACAGGTACAGGTATTGCTCCTTTCCGTTCATTCTTGTGGAAAATGTTCTTCGAGAAGCACGAAGACTACAAG TTCAATGGACTAGCTTGGCTCTTCTTGGGTGTTCCCACAAGCAGTTCTTTACTTTACCAGCAG GAATTTCAGAAGATGACAGAAAAGGCCCCAGAAAATTTCAGGCTCGACTATGCAGTGAGCAGAGAGCAAACAAATGAGAAGGGAGAGAAGATGTACATTCAGACTAGAATGGCACAGTATGCTGAGGAGCTATGGCAGTTACTCAAGAAAGATAACACCTTCATCTACATGTGCGGGCTGAAGGGAATGGAGAAGGGTATTGATGATATAATGGACTCGTTGGCCGCTAGAGATG gtattgTCTGGACCGACTTCAAAAAGTCATTGAAGAAGGCTGGGCAATGGAATGTTGAAGTGTATTGA
- the LOC113330496 gene encoding zinc finger BED domain-containing protein RICESLEEPER 3-like, with the protein METMIPCLLGKTGVKQVVIKSTCHHCKNVIEAASAKGASRLAAHLKICPKKEEARTDEDFYCNENSRSIMDVGNSSITDLEHDEFMIQNIEFEVQKSELEKYLEEPLLNKGSPKDEFNFDILSWWKLNAPEYPTLSKIKRCIADFIGVKSDIRLLIVTESD; encoded by the exons ATGGAAACAATGATCCCATGTCTTCTTGGAAAAACTGGGGTGAAGCAGGTTGTCATAAAAAGTACATGCCATCATTGTAAAAATGTAATTGAAGCAGCAAGTGCAAAAGGAGCTAGCCGCTTGGCTGCTCATCTAAAGATCTGCCCCAAGAAAGAAGAAGCCAGGACAGATGAAGATTTCTACTGCAATGAAAACAGCAG ATCTATTATGGATGTAGGCAACTCAAGTATAACTGACCTTGAGCATGATGAGTTTATGATTCAAAACATTGAATTTGAGGTTCAGAAGTCTGAGTTGGAGAAGTATTTAGAAGAACCATTGCTTAACAAAGGCTCACccaaagatgagtttaactttgATATATTGAGTTGGTGGAAGCTAAATGCCCCTGAGTACCCAACTCTGTCTAAGATCAAGAGATGT ATAGCGGATTTTATCGGAGTAAAATCCGATATCCGGTTGCTTATTGTAACGGAATCGGATTAA
- the LOC113330596 gene encoding ferredoxin--NADP reductase, leaf-type isozyme, chloroplastic-like has translation MTEKAPENFRLDYAVSREQTNEKGEKMYIQTRMAQYAEELWQLLKKDNTFIYMCGLKGMEKGIDDIMDSLAARDGIVWTDFKKSLKKAGQWNVEVY, from the exons ATGACAGAAAAGGCCCCAGAAAATTTCAGGCTCGACTATGCAGTGAGCAGAGAGCAAACAAATGAGAAGGGAGAGAAGATGTACATTCAGACTAGAATGGCACAGTATGCTGAGGAGCTATGGCAGTTACTCAAGAAAGATAACACCTTCATCTACATGTGCGGGCTGAAGGGAATGGAGAAGGGTATTGATGATATAATGGACTCGTTGGCCGCTAGAGATG gtattgTCTGGACCGACTTCAAAAAGTCATTGAAGAAGGCTGGGCAATGGAATGTTGAAGTGTATTGA